A genomic stretch from Pseudomonas sp. MUP55 includes:
- the cytX gene encoding putative hydroxymethylpyrimidine transporter CytX: protein MNIHPSTYSPDIAVPADKRVFGARDLFSLWFSLGIGLMVLQTGALLAPGLGLSGALLAIFLGTLVGVLLLAAVGVIGSDTGLSAMAALKLSLGTKGASLPALLNLLQLIGWGSFEIIVMRDAASLLGTRAFSEGSLLASPLLWTLFFGGLATLLAVTGPLTFVRQILRKWGIWLLLAACLWLTWNLFAKADLATLWAQAGDGSMPFAVGFDIAIAMPLSWLPLIADYSRFGKRAKSVFGGTALGFFIGNFWLMSLGVAYTLAFAPSGEVNALLLALAGAGLGIPLLLILLDESENAFADIHSAAVSSGILLRLKVEHLALAIGVVCTLIACFAPLAQYQSFLLLIGSVFAPLFGVVLVDHFILRRRAQGAVTLLHWPALVAWLGGIATYHLLANLYPDVGATLPALLLAGLLQWILGRAVSGVRASAQA from the coding sequence CGACATCGCAGTGCCCGCCGACAAACGTGTCTTCGGCGCCCGCGACCTGTTCTCCCTGTGGTTTTCCCTGGGTATCGGCCTGATGGTCCTGCAAACCGGCGCGCTGTTGGCGCCGGGCCTGGGCTTGTCCGGCGCCTTGCTGGCGATTTTCCTCGGCACCCTGGTGGGCGTGTTGTTGCTGGCCGCCGTCGGCGTGATCGGCAGCGACACCGGCCTGTCCGCCATGGCTGCGCTCAAGCTCAGCCTCGGTACCAAAGGCGCCAGCCTGCCGGCGCTGTTGAACCTGCTGCAGCTGATTGGCTGGGGCTCGTTCGAGATCATCGTGATGCGCGATGCCGCCAGTCTGTTGGGCACGCGTGCGTTCAGTGAAGGCAGCCTGTTGGCGAGCCCCTTGCTGTGGACCCTGTTCTTCGGCGGCCTAGCAACTTTGCTGGCGGTGACTGGCCCGCTGACCTTCGTGCGGCAGATCCTGCGCAAGTGGGGTATCTGGCTGCTGCTTGCGGCCTGCCTGTGGCTGACCTGGAACCTGTTCGCCAAGGCCGACCTCGCCACCCTGTGGGCTCAGGCCGGTGACGGCTCGATGCCGTTTGCGGTGGGCTTTGACATTGCCATCGCCATGCCGCTGTCCTGGCTGCCGCTGATCGCGGACTACTCACGCTTTGGCAAGCGCGCCAAAAGCGTGTTCGGCGGTACTGCGCTGGGGTTCTTTATCGGCAATTTCTGGCTGATGAGCCTGGGCGTGGCCTACACCCTGGCCTTTGCGCCAAGCGGCGAGGTGAATGCATTGCTGCTGGCCCTGGCCGGTGCCGGCCTGGGTATTCCGCTGTTGCTGATTTTGCTGGACGAGTCGGAAAACGCGTTTGCTGATATTCACTCGGCGGCGGTGTCCAGTGGGATTCTGCTGCGCCTGAAGGTCGAGCACCTGGCGTTGGCCATTGGTGTGGTTTGCACCTTGATCGCCTGCTTTGCGCCCCTGGCGCAATACCAGAGCTTCCTGTTGCTGATCGGCTCAGTGTTCGCGCCGCTGTTCGGCGTGGTGCTGGTGGACCACTTCATCCTGCGCCGTCGGGCCCAGGGCGCGGTGACCCTGCTGCACTGGCCGGCGCTGGTCGCGTGGCTGGGCGGCATCGCGACCTATCATCTGCTGGCCAATCTCTATCCGGATGTCGGCGCTACCCTGCCGGCGTTGCTGCTGGCAGGGCTGTTGCAGTGGATCCTGGGGCGGGCGGTCAGTGGCGTGCGGGCATCAGCTCAGGCTTGA
- a CDS encoding RsiV family protein, with the protein MSLLKIASVACIALALGACQSLFQPSQLKPLEVTTDKSEQTKPGCGSPDCPLVNIDTVHFPADPQLDSLVEQRLLQMTRTTPGAATPATLNAYRDKFLRESADRHSMYLQAKVREQHDALVIVEVSSYLDTGVAHGEPGRGFINYSRVLHKELGLADMLLPGQEQAFWNTAKVAHNSWLINTKMDRDPEFVKNWPFQKTPNVALTSGGVVLKYNVATIAPYAQGLIEITLPYARLTGVIKPELMPARH; encoded by the coding sequence ATGTCGCTTTTAAAAATCGCCTCCGTGGCTTGCATTGCCTTGGCCCTGGGCGCCTGCCAGAGCCTGTTCCAACCCAGCCAGCTCAAGCCGCTGGAGGTCACCACCGACAAATCGGAACAAACCAAACCTGGCTGCGGCAGCCCGGATTGCCCGCTGGTGAACATCGATACCGTGCATTTCCCCGCCGACCCGCAACTCGACAGCCTGGTGGAGCAGCGCTTGCTGCAGATGACCCGCACCACGCCCGGCGCCGCCACGCCTGCGACGCTCAATGCCTATCGGGATAAATTCCTGCGTGAGTCCGCCGACCGCCACAGCATGTACTTGCAGGCCAAAGTACGTGAGCAGCATGACGCACTGGTGATCGTTGAAGTGTCCAGCTACCTGGACACCGGCGTGGCCCACGGTGAACCTGGCCGCGGGTTCATCAACTATTCACGTGTGCTGCACAAAGAATTGGGCCTGGCCGACATGTTGCTGCCCGGCCAGGAGCAGGCCTTCTGGAATACCGCAAAAGTTGCGCACAACAGCTGGTTGATCAACACCAAAATGGACCGCGACCCGGAGTTCGTGAAGAACTGGCCGTTCCAGAAAACCCCGAACGTGGCCCTGACCAGTGGCGGCGTAGTGCTCAAGTACAACGTTGCCACCATCGCCCCCTACGCACAGGGGTTGATCGAAATCACCCTCCCCTATGCGCGCCTGACTGGCGTGATCAAGCCTGAGCTGATGCCCGCACGCCACTGA